Proteins co-encoded in one Salvia splendens isolate huo1 chromosome 4, SspV2, whole genome shotgun sequence genomic window:
- the LOC121798011 gene encoding uncharacterized protein LOC121798011, with amino-acid sequence MQHTKSESDLASLAPSSPSRSPKRQVYYVQSPSSSMHATPNFTSPMESPSHPHFGRHSRNSSASRFSGIFRSSSGRKAGAARTKPNDKGWPECDVIVEEGNYDEFDDDKACTRRCQVLLALLGFVVLFTVFCLIIWGAGRPFKTDVAVRSLAINNMYMGSGADFTGVPTKMLNVNGSLRISVHNPATFYGIHVPATPVNLVYSDVVVATGELKKYYQPRKSHRNVVVHIEGTRVPLYGAASNLLVKDGGAVQVPLTLEFEVRTQGDLVGKLVRTMHRRRVSCPLILDSTSNKPIRFTKDDCTYS; translated from the exons ATGCAGCACACAAAATCAGAATCCGATCTAGCAAGCTTAgctccgtcgtcgccgtcgcgATCACCGAAGAGGCAGGTGTACTACGTGCAGAGCCCGTCGTCGTCCATGCATGCGACCCCCAATTTCACGAGCCCCATGGAGTCCCCCTCGCACCCCCACTTCGGCCGCCACTCCCGCAACTCCTCCGCCAGCCGATTCTCCGGCATTTTCCGCTCCTCGTCTGGCCGCAAGGCCGGGGCCGCCCGCACCAAGCCCAACGACAAGGGCTGGCCCGAGTGCGACGTCATCGTGGAGGAGGGGAATTACGACGAGTTCGACGATGACAAGGCCTGCACGCGCCGCTGCCAGGTTTTGCTGGCGCTGCTCGGCTTTGTTGTGCTGTTCACCGTCTTCTGTTTGATCATCTGGGGCGCCGGGAGGCCTTTCAAGACCGATGTTGCTGTCAGG AGCTTGGCGATCAACAACATGTACATGGGCTCGGGTGCAGACTTCACCGGTGTTCCAACGAAGATGCTGAATGTGAATGGCTCCTTGAGGATCAGCGTGCACAATCCTGCAACATTCTACGGCATTCATGTCCCTGCTACACCGGTCAATCTCGTCTACTCGGATGTCGTTGTTGCAACAGGGGAG CTGAAGAAATACTATCAGCCCCGGAAAAGCCACAGGAATGTGGTGGTGCACATAGAGGGAACCCGAGTCCCCTTATACGGGGCTGCATCGAATCTGTTAGTTAAAGATGGTGGCGCCGTTCAGGTCCCACTGACGTTGGAGTTTGAGGTGAGGACGCAAGGCGATTTGGTCGGGAAATTGGTCAGGACAATGCACCGGAGAAGAGTGTCGTGCCCACTCATCCTCGATTCAACGAGCAACAAGCCCATCAGGTTCACCAAGGATGATTGCACTTACAGCTGA
- the LOC121797828 gene encoding hydroxyphenylpyruvate reductase-like produces the protein MDSIVVLMMCPMNSYLEQELDKRFKLFRYWTQPNQTEFLAHHADSIRAVVGNSGAGASADLIDALPKLEIVSSFSVGLDKIDLARCKEKGVRVTNTPDVLTDDVADLAIGLMLAVLRRICQCDKYVRSGAWKLGDFRLTTKFSGKRIGIIGLGRIGLAIAERAEAFDCPISYYGRSKKADTNYTYYSSVVELASNSDILVVGCALTPETTHIVNREVLDALGPKGVLINIGRGPHVDEPELVSALVEGRLGGAGLDVFEKEPKVPEQLFGLENVVLLPHVASGTEETRKVMADLVLGNLEAHFSSKALLTPVV, from the exons ATGGATTCGATCGTCGTTCTGATGATGTGCCCCATGAACAGCTACTTGGAGCAAGAGCTCGACAAGCGCTTCAAGCTCTTCCGCTACTGGACCCAGCCGAATCAGACCGAATTCCTCGCGCATCACGCCGACTCGATCCGCGCGGTGGTCGGGAACTCCGGCGCCGGAGCTAGCGCCGACCTGATCGACGCGCTGCCGAAATTGGAGATAGTTTCGAGCTTCAGCGTCGGATTGGATAAAATCGACTTGGCCAGGTGTAAGGAGAAGGGGGTTAGGGTTACCAACACGCCCGACGTGTTGACGGATGACGTGGCGGATCTCGCGATCGGGTTGATGCTGGCTGTTCTCCGCCGGATTTGCCAGTGCGATAAGTATGTGAGGAGTGGGGCTTGGAAATTGGGAGACTTCAGGTTGACTACTAAG TTCAGCGGCAAAAGAATTGGCATCATAGGATTGGGCAGAATCGGGCTAGCAATTGCCGAGAGAGCAGAGGCATTCGATTGCCCCATCAGTTACTACGGAAGATCCAAGAAAGCTGACACCAACTACACGTACTATAGCAGCGTTGTTGAACTGGCATCAAACAGCGACATCCTAGTGGTAGGATGTGCCCTGACTCCAGAAACAACCCACATTGTGAATCGGGAGGTACTCGATGCTCTGGGTCCAAAGGGGGTCCTGATCAACATCGGGAGGGGACCCCATGTTGATGAGCCCGAGCTGGTGTCAGCTCTTGTGGAGGGCCGCCTGGGTGGCGCTGGACTTGATGTTTTCGAAAAGGAGCCTAAGGTGCCGGAGCAGCTGTTTGGCCTCGAAAACGTAGTTCTGTTGCCGCATGTTGCGAGTGGCACCGAGGAAACTCGGAAAGTCATGGCTGACCTTGTTCTGGGAAATTTGGAAGCTCACTTTTCCAGCAAAGCTTTGTTAACACCTGTGGTGTAG
- the LOC121800011 gene encoding vegetative cell wall protein gp1-like, with protein sequence MEEGAEDPESSRSSKLGRFRGMLESGASKFRRSLNENNGTISVLPPDDDDNNKIPAASAPLPEDPPAPAQVRPKLGGLLSRTENVKPSRGSGADATPASAPPAAPAVIPPPAVTPPPTPASAKVAAPPSPPPPVRKKPTGKNIATFFDLLNRKNYHA encoded by the coding sequence ATGGAGGAGGGTGCAGAAGATCCGGAAAGTTCGAGATCATCGAAGCTAGGGCGGTTCAGGGGCATGCTCGAGAGCGGCGCCAGCAAGTTCCGCCGCAGCCTCAACGAAAACAACGGAACAATCTCAGTCTTGCCTCCCGACGACGACGACAACAACAAAATCCCCGCCGCCTCCGCCCCTTTACCCGAAGACCCTCCCGCCCCGGCCCAGGTCCGCCCCAAGCTCGGCGGCCTCCTCAGCAGGACAGAGAACGTCAAGCCTTCCCGGGGCAGCGGCGCCGATGCCACACCCGCCTCTGCTCCGCCCGCCGCCCCGGCGGTGATCCCTCCCCCGGCGGTGACCCCTCCCCCTACACCCGCCTCAGCTAAAGTGGCGGCCCCGCCTAGCCCGCCCCCGCCGGTCAGGAAGAAGCCTACCGGCAAGAACATCGCCACCTTTTTCGATTTGTTGAATCGAAAAAATTATCATGCATGA
- the LOC121797830 gene encoding rop guanine nucleotide exchange factor 12-like — MDMMKEKFAKLLLGEDMSGRGKGVSSALALSNAITNLAASAYGEMKKLEPMAPDTKVKWKKEIDWLLSVTDSIVEFVAVKQKNKDGTTFDVMATRQRNDLQANIPALRKLDTMLLDCLDNFKEPHEFYYGSKDDDKGEKVQRSDDKWWIPVPKVPPNGLSDANRKWLQYQKDSVNQVLKAAMAINAQVLTEMEIPDAYIDALPKNGRVSLGDSIYKMIQEDFFDPDNLLSSLDLTSEHKIVELKNKIEASVVIWKRKMNAKDNKAPWGSAVSVEKRELLEDRAETVLLILKHRFPGTPQSDLDISKIESNRDVGYAILESYSRILETLAFTVLSRIEDVMSADAQAKGSANIEKTKSIKEDMESVPKTLVDGAETNTEQQGEADGKKANDENAEAKK; from the exons ATGGATATGATGAAGGAGAAGTTTGCCAAGCTGCTACTCGGCGAGGACATGTCCGGTAGGGGGAAAGGAGTTTCATCCGCGTTGGCATTGTCGAATGCAATCACAAACTTAGCAG CTTCTGCATATGGAGAAATGAAGAAATTGGAGCCAATGGCGCCGGATACAAAAGTGAAGTGGAAGAAGGAGATAGACTGGCTACTCTCCGTCACAGATTCCATCGTTGAATTCGTTGCTGTCAAACAAAAGAACAAGGATGGAACCACCTTTGAT GTGATGGCAACGAGGCAGAGGAACGACCTTCAGGCGAACATTCCGGCGCTGCGGAAGCTCGACACGATGCTTCTT GATTGTCTGGACAATTTCAAGGAGCCACACGAGTTCTACTACGGATCAAAGGACGACGACAAGGGCGAAAAGGTCCAACGAAGCGACGACAAATGGTGGATCCCCGTGCCTAAGGTGCCGCCCAACGGGCTGTCGGATGCCAACAGAAAATGGCTGCAGTATCAGAAGGACTCAGTGAATCAAGTCCTCAAAGCAGCCATGGCCATCAATGCTCAAGTCCTCACCGAAATGGAAATCCCAGATGCCTACATTGATGCTCTCCCTAAG AATGGGAGAGTGAGTCTTGGAGACTCAATCTACAAGATGATCCAAGAGGACTTCTTCGATCCGGACAACTTGCTGTCGTCGTTGGACTTAACGTCTGAGCACAAGATCGTCGAGCTCAAGAACAAGATCGAGGCGTCTGTCGTGATATGGAAGAGGAAGATGAATGCTAAAGACAACAAGGCCCCGTGGGGATCTGCTGTGAGCGTGGAGAAGAGGGAGCTTCTCGAAGATAGAGCCGAAACCGTTCTACTCATCCTCAAGCATCGCTTCCCCGGCACCCCTCAATCCGATCTCGACATCAGCAAAATCGAGTCCAACAGA gatgtggggtatgcgaTTCTTGAGAGCTACTCGAGGATCTTGGAGACGTTGGCGTTCACCGTATTGTCTAGAATCGAGGATGTGATGAGCGCGGACGCTCAGGCGAAGGGCTCGGCCAATATTGAGAAGACGAAGTCCATAAAGGAGGACATGGAGTCTGTTCCGAAGACGCTGGTGGATGGTGCGGAGACGAACACGGAGCAGCAGGGCGAGGCGGACGGGAAGAAAGCCAACGACGAGAATGCAGAGGCGAAGAAATAG
- the LOC121797832 gene encoding photosystem I reaction center subunit VI, chloroplastic-like, translating into MASLALAAGQPTAVKGLSGSSLAGTKLQVKPSRLTFKPTNYRSGSVVAKYGDKSVYFDLEDIGNTTGQWDLYGSDAPSPYNSLQSKFFETFAAPFTKRGLLLKFLILGGGSTLAYVSSQATGDVLPIVKGPQLPPKLGPRGKI; encoded by the exons ATGGCTTCATTAGCACTTGCCGCCGGCCAGCCCACCGCCGTAAAGGGCCTCTCCGGCAGCTCCCTCGCCGGAACTAAACTCCAAGTCAAGCCATCTCGCCTCACCTTCAAGCCCACAAACTACAG GAGTGGTAGTgtggttgcaaaatatggtgaCAAGAGTGTCTACTTTGATTTGGAGGATATCGGCAACACCACCGGCCAATGGGACTTGTATGGATCAGATGCACCTTCACCGTACAACTCACTTCAG AGCAAGTTCTTTGAAACATTTGCTGCCCCTTTCACCAAGAGAGGTCTGCTTCTCAAGTTCTTGATATTGGGAGGTGGTTCCACCCTTGCCTATGTGAGCTCCCAAGCAACCGGAGACGTTCTTCCGATAGTCAAGGGCCCTCAACTTCCACCTAAGCTCGGCCCGCGTGGCAAAATCTAA
- the LOC121797831 gene encoding 30S ribosomal protein S17, chloroplastic-like, which produces MLLTSQFKSLSLTNPFLHGATAPFKPAAASIAPPPAPSVVPVIKAMRTLQGRVVCATSDKTVAVEVTRLAPHPKYKRRVRKKKKYQAHDPLNQFKVGDVVQLEKGRPVSKNKTFWAVPVPPRPSSKPKADEEAAPPQGLGIPLESELKQV; this is translated from the coding sequence ATGCTTCTCACATCCCAATTCAAATCCCTCTCCCTCACCAATCCCTTCCTCCATGGCGCCACCGCCCCCTTCAAGCCCGCCGCCGCCTCCATCGCTCCACCTCCTGCCCCCTCCGTCGTCCCAGTCATCAAGGCGATGAGAACTCTGCAAGGCAGAGTGGTGTGCGCCACCAGCGACAAAACCGTGGCCGTGGAGGTCACGCGCCTGGCCCCACACCCCAAATACAAGCGGCgcgtgaggaagaagaagaagtacCAGGCACACGACCCATTAAACCAGTTCAAAGTCGGCGACGTCGTCCAGCTCGAGAAGGGCCGCCCCGTCAGCAAGAACAAGACCTTCTGGGCCGTCCCCGTCCCCCCTCGCCCCTCCTCCAAGCCCAAGGCGGACGAGGAGGCGGCGCCGCCGCAGGGTCTCGGCATTCCTTTGGAGTCGGAGTTGAAGCAAGTTTGA
- the LOC121797833 gene encoding probable plastidic glucose transporter 2, producing the protein MLNLQWQNCQNQIIELMECCYCCKGFFRFVLTFSLGAGPVPGLLLSEILPSRIRAKAMAVCMSVHWVINFFVGLLFLNLLQMLGPQILYTIFGTFFD; encoded by the exons ATGTTAAATCTGCAATGGCAGAATTGTCAAAATCAGATAATAGAACTGATGGAATGCTGTTATTGCTGCAAAGGCTTTTTCAG ATTCGTCTTGACATTTTCTTTAGGTGCTGGGCCTGTCCCTGGTCTGCTCCTATCAGAAATACTACCGAGCCGGATTAGGGCTAAGGCGATGGCTGTGTGCATGTCTGTACACTGG GtgatcaatttttttgttgGATTATTGTTTCTGAATCTGCTGCAAATGCTGGGGCCACAAATTCTGTACACAATCTTTGGCACCTTTTTTGATTGA